The Xanthomonas sontii genome contains a region encoding:
- a CDS encoding M35 family metallo-endopeptidase, translating to MKHASRISAAIGFSLVGIISAATAQSQLTRTPAPLQVELTPVADADGQQRGQMAVTVRNTGTQVARVPKWELPLGDLDNALFQVQRDGKPVDYVGRLVKRAAPRAEDMVVLQPGEAKQAQIDLSRAYDLTRSGTYSIRLDAPLQGAALADGARMLRADGEPQTLSSAPLTVWLDGGRGHAVRNDLMVGPQAVVNGVNYASCSTSQISTIGSAVNAARTYSQNAKTYLNGGSTGARYTTWFGAYNASRYSTATSNFVNIDSAIDQNNGQITINCGCSDSSYAYVYPNQPYQIYVCNAFWSAPLTGTDSKAGTLIHEMSHFSVVAGTQDTAYGQSAAKSLAKSDPARAVKNADSHEYFAENNPSQN from the coding sequence ATGAAACACGCATCCCGGATCTCGGCAGCGATCGGCTTCAGCCTGGTCGGCATCATCTCGGCGGCCACGGCGCAATCGCAACTCACGCGCACGCCCGCGCCGCTGCAGGTCGAACTGACGCCGGTCGCCGACGCCGACGGCCAGCAGCGCGGCCAGATGGCGGTGACCGTGCGCAACACCGGCACGCAGGTCGCACGCGTGCCCAAGTGGGAACTGCCGCTGGGCGATCTCGACAACGCCCTGTTCCAGGTCCAGCGCGACGGCAAGCCGGTGGATTACGTCGGGCGCCTGGTCAAGCGCGCCGCGCCGCGCGCCGAGGACATGGTGGTGCTGCAGCCGGGCGAAGCGAAGCAGGCGCAGATCGACCTGAGCCGCGCCTACGACCTGACCCGCAGCGGCACCTACAGCATCCGCCTCGACGCGCCGCTGCAGGGCGCCGCGCTCGCCGATGGCGCGCGCATGCTGCGTGCCGACGGCGAGCCGCAGACCCTGTCCAGCGCGCCGCTGACGGTATGGCTGGATGGCGGCCGCGGCCATGCGGTGCGCAACGACCTGATGGTCGGCCCGCAGGCGGTGGTCAACGGCGTCAACTACGCCTCGTGCAGCACCAGCCAGATCAGCACCATCGGCAGCGCGGTGAACGCGGCGCGCACCTACTCGCAGAACGCCAAGACCTACCTCAACGGCGGCAGCACCGGCGCGCGCTACACCACCTGGTTCGGCGCCTACAACGCCAGCCGCTACAGCACCGCCACGTCCAACTTCGTCAACATCGATTCGGCGATCGACCAGAACAACGGCCAGATCACCATCAATTGCGGCTGCAGCGACAGTTCCTACGCCTACGTGTATCCGAACCAGCCGTACCAGATCTACGTCTGCAATGCGTTCTGGAGCGCGCCGCTGACCGGCACCGACTCCAAGGCCGGCACCCTGATCCACGAAATGAGCCACTTCAGCGTGGTCGCCGGCACGCAGGACACCGCGTACGGCCAGAGCGCGGCCAAGAGCCTGGCCAAGAGCGATCCGGCGCGCGCGGTGAAGAACGCCGACAGCCACGAGTACTTCGCCGAGAACAATCCGTCGCAGAACTGA
- a CDS encoding exodeoxyribonuclease VII small subunit: MPKKSQDDASPVARFEQSLEELEVLVEKMEAGDLSLEQSLSAYERGVGLYRQCQQALEQAELRVRLLSDPEQPDSAEPFDPVPPHGG; encoded by the coding sequence ATGCCCAAGAAGTCCCAAGACGATGCCTCCCCGGTCGCGCGCTTCGAGCAGTCGCTCGAGGAGCTGGAAGTGCTGGTGGAGAAGATGGAAGCCGGCGACCTGAGCCTGGAGCAGTCGCTCAGCGCCTACGAGCGTGGCGTGGGCCTGTATCGGCAATGCCAGCAGGCGCTGGAGCAGGCCGAATTGCGCGTGCGCCTGCTCAGCGATCCCGAGCAGCCCGACAGCGCCGAACCCTTCGATCCCGTGCCGCCCCATGGCGGCTGA
- a CDS encoding DUF1501 domain-containing protein, whose protein sequence is MQLTRRRFLAASGAATVLSLWSGNGLAAPGADTRLLVVLLRGALDGLHALVPTADPDYARLRGALAPPQTLALDGSFALHPALAFAHELYARKQWLPVVAVAPPYRERSHFEAQDCLENGTARPSGASSGWLNRCALALHGAEAVSVSAVTPLIMRGPGAVNSWSPPLPSAVNPILLQRLQPLYAADPHLAGDFARALREQGMQVDSVKGGQLPQAMSAAASFMAKPDGPRIGFVEDAGWDTHGNQAAVLQRKLGELDAGLRAFHDGAQACWSRSVVAVVTEFGRTAAVNGTGGTDHGTGGVAFLAGGAVRGGRIAGDWPGLSPRALNEGRDLRATSDLRSLFRHVLGAHLGVSEHALDIQVFPGSAGLPRLEGLVA, encoded by the coding sequence ATGCAACTGACACGCCGTCGTTTCCTTGCCGCCAGCGGTGCGGCCACCGTGTTGAGCCTGTGGTCTGGCAACGGTCTGGCCGCGCCGGGCGCCGATACGCGCCTGCTGGTGGTGCTGCTGCGCGGCGCGCTGGACGGGCTGCACGCGCTGGTGCCGACCGCCGACCCCGACTACGCACGCCTGCGCGGCGCGCTGGCGCCGCCGCAGACCCTGGCCCTGGACGGCAGCTTCGCGCTGCATCCGGCGCTGGCGTTCGCGCATGAGCTGTACGCGCGCAAGCAATGGCTGCCGGTGGTGGCGGTGGCGCCGCCGTACCGCGAGCGCTCGCACTTCGAGGCGCAGGATTGCCTGGAGAACGGCACCGCGCGGCCCAGTGGCGCCTCCAGCGGCTGGCTCAACCGCTGCGCACTGGCCCTGCACGGCGCCGAGGCGGTGTCGGTGAGCGCGGTGACGCCGCTGATCATGCGTGGCCCTGGCGCGGTGAACAGCTGGTCGCCGCCGCTGCCGAGCGCGGTCAATCCGATCCTGCTGCAGCGTCTGCAGCCGCTGTACGCCGCCGATCCGCACCTGGCCGGCGATTTCGCGCGCGCGCTGCGCGAGCAGGGCATGCAGGTGGACAGCGTCAAGGGTGGGCAATTGCCGCAGGCGATGAGTGCGGCGGCCAGCTTCATGGCCAAGCCCGACGGGCCGCGGATCGGCTTCGTCGAGGATGCCGGCTGGGATACCCACGGCAACCAGGCCGCGGTGCTGCAGCGCAAGCTGGGCGAACTGGATGCGGGGCTGCGCGCGTTCCACGATGGCGCGCAGGCCTGCTGGTCGCGCAGCGTGGTCGCGGTGGTGACCGAGTTCGGCCGCACCGCGGCGGTGAACGGCACCGGCGGGACCGACCATGGCACCGGCGGGGTGGCGTTCCTGGCCGGCGGCGCGGTGCGCGGCGGGCGCATCGCGGGAGATTGGCCCGGCCTGTCGCCGCGGGCCTTGAACGAGGGCCGCGACCTGCGCGCCACCAGCGACCTGCGCAGCCTGTTCCGGCACGTGCTCGGCGCGCATCTGGGCGTGTCCGAGCACGCGCTGGACATCCAGGTGTTCCCCGGCAGCGCGGGGCTGCCCAGGTTGGAGGGCCTGGTGGCCTAG
- a CDS encoding alkaline phosphatase, with translation MRLPVSALAAASTLLLGACASTPHAPAASANVAPIVVPAVAHPAGETPAWWYRSGAAKAANNGAMRGKAKNVILFLGDGMSLTTVAAARILDGQRKGASGEENQLSWEAFPATALSKTYNTDSQTPDSAGTMTSITTGVKTHMGAIGVAAGKRDACADSLGKQLLSWLELADSAGMGTGIVTTTRLTHATPAATYAHVPERNWESDADLPEKAVAEGCRDIAQQMVGARFGRGPQVMLAGGRGQFTTVEQRDPEYDDKVGLRLDGRDLVGEWRQRHPQGAYVWTRGQLEAAQNAPALLGLFEPDHMQFDHDRDRSANGDPSLAEMTKAAIRTLSQDKNGYVLMVEGGRIDHAHHAGNAYRALDETIALSQAVQAAADATSAEDTLIIVTADHSHTLNFVGYPQRGNPILGKVRGTSGEDANTGDLALDGNGQPYATLSYANGPGYTGASNQQPAGIKTFPHAPSNFEPANGRPDLTHVDTESPDFMQEALVPTKAETHGGDDVGIWARGPGSNAFRGSLEENVIYHVIVQATPTLRARLCQAGTCNGDGVPVELPKPAAFMTSAATAQ, from the coding sequence ATGCGCCTACCCGTTTCCGCCCTCGCCGCCGCCTCCACCCTGCTGCTGGGCGCCTGCGCCAGCACGCCGCATGCGCCGGCCGCCAGCGCCAACGTCGCGCCGATCGTCGTCCCCGCCGTGGCCCATCCGGCCGGCGAGACCCCGGCCTGGTGGTACCGCAGCGGCGCCGCCAAGGCCGCCAACAACGGTGCGATGCGCGGCAAGGCCAAGAACGTCATCCTGTTCCTCGGCGACGGCATGAGCCTGACCACGGTCGCCGCCGCGCGCATCCTCGACGGCCAGCGCAAGGGCGCCTCCGGCGAAGAGAACCAGCTGTCGTGGGAAGCGTTCCCCGCCACCGCGCTGAGCAAGACCTACAACACCGATTCGCAGACGCCGGATTCGGCCGGCACCATGACCTCGATCACCACCGGGGTGAAGACCCACATGGGCGCGATCGGCGTGGCCGCCGGCAAGCGCGACGCCTGCGCCGACAGCCTCGGCAAGCAGTTGCTGAGCTGGTTGGAACTGGCCGACAGCGCCGGCATGGGCACCGGCATCGTCACCACCACCCGGCTCACCCACGCCACCCCGGCCGCGACCTACGCGCACGTGCCCGAGCGCAACTGGGAAAGCGATGCCGACCTGCCGGAGAAGGCGGTGGCCGAGGGTTGCCGCGACATCGCCCAGCAGATGGTCGGCGCACGCTTCGGGCGCGGCCCGCAGGTGATGCTGGCCGGCGGCCGCGGCCAGTTCACCACCGTCGAGCAGCGCGACCCCGAGTACGACGACAAGGTCGGCCTGCGCCTGGATGGCCGCGATCTGGTCGGCGAATGGCGCCAGCGCCATCCGCAGGGCGCCTACGTGTGGACCCGCGGGCAACTGGAAGCGGCGCAGAACGCGCCGGCGCTGCTGGGCCTGTTCGAGCCGGACCACATGCAGTTCGACCACGACCGCGACCGCAGCGCCAATGGCGACCCGAGCCTGGCCGAGATGACCAAGGCCGCGATCCGTACCCTGTCGCAGGACAAGAACGGCTATGTGCTGATGGTCGAAGGCGGCCGCATCGACCACGCGCACCACGCCGGCAACGCCTACCGCGCGCTGGACGAGACCATCGCCCTGTCGCAGGCGGTGCAGGCCGCGGCGGATGCGACCTCGGCCGAGGACACGCTGATCATCGTCACCGCCGACCACTCGCACACGCTGAACTTCGTCGGCTACCCGCAGCGCGGCAACCCGATCCTGGGCAAGGTGCGCGGCACCAGCGGCGAGGACGCCAATACCGGCGACCTGGCGCTGGACGGCAACGGCCAGCCCTACGCCACGCTCAGCTACGCCAACGGTCCCGGCTACACCGGCGCCAGCAACCAGCAGCCGGCCGGCATCAAGACCTTCCCGCATGCGCCGAGCAATTTCGAGCCGGCCAACGGCCGCCCGGATTTGACCCACGTCGACACCGAAAGCCCAGACTTCATGCAGGAAGCGCTGGTGCCGACCAAGGCCGAGACCCATGGCGGCGACGACGTCGGCATCTGGGCGCGCGGCCCCGGCAGCAACGCGTTCCGCGGCAGTCTGGAAGAGAACGTGATCTACCACGTGATCGTGCAGGCCACCCCGACCCTGCGCGCGCGGCTGTGCCAGGCGGGCACCTGCAACGGCGACGGGGTGCCGGTGGAACTGCCCAAGCCGGCGGCGTTCATGACCAGCGCTGCGACCGCGCAGTGA
- a CDS encoding DUF1800 family protein yields the protein MIRRESLSAANRFGLGARPGDLAAMGEPRAWLAAQLQSPPLAPALQGLPDSLAYLRREADYQRERRQARQQAAGDPQQAAQQAQQAARGLYRQAQAQELAARYRVAVSSPAGFAERLVQFWSNHFAVSVDKRAAALYAAPMEREAIRPHCMGRFADLLLAVERHPAMLRYLDNANSVGPDSLLAQRAQRRALRLDPERPARRLGLNENLAREILELHTLGVDGGYTQADVTELARAITGWGVPAPRDFEQGAPGSAFVFRAPAHAAGSRLVLGRRYAEDGVAQGEAILAALARHPATAQHVSFKLARHFVRDDPPPALVQRMADAWRRSDGDLRHVYRALIDSPEAWDAQARKFKPPQDFVVSALRAGGTWPEAPPQQKTVLTLLARMGQPPFTPRSPAGYADVAAEWSGADALWKRVQAAEALAGMAPGEPLALAATAFGDGPDADTLTAVRRAESPREGVAVLLASPAFQWRA from the coding sequence ATGATCCGCCGCGAGAGCTTGAGCGCCGCCAACCGCTTCGGCCTGGGCGCCCGTCCCGGGGACCTGGCTGCCATGGGCGAACCGCGCGCCTGGCTGGCCGCGCAACTGCAGTCGCCGCCGCTGGCGCCGGCGTTGCAGGGCCTGCCCGACAGCCTGGCCTACCTGCGCCGCGAGGCCGACTACCAGCGCGAACGCCGCCAGGCGCGGCAGCAGGCGGCCGGCGATCCGCAGCAGGCCGCCCAGCAGGCGCAGCAGGCCGCGCGCGGGCTCTATCGGCAGGCACAGGCGCAGGAACTGGCGGCGCGCTACCGGGTCGCGGTGTCCAGCCCGGCCGGATTCGCCGAGCGCCTGGTGCAGTTCTGGTCCAATCATTTCGCGGTCTCGGTCGACAAGCGCGCGGCCGCGCTGTACGCGGCGCCGATGGAGCGCGAGGCGATCCGCCCGCACTGCATGGGCCGCTTCGCCGATCTGCTGCTGGCGGTGGAGCGGCACCCGGCGATGCTGCGCTACCTGGACAACGCCAATTCGGTCGGCCCCGACTCGCTGCTGGCGCAACGCGCGCAGCGCCGGGCCCTGCGCCTGGATCCCGAACGCCCTGCGCGCCGCCTGGGGCTCAACGAGAACCTGGCGCGCGAGATCCTGGAACTGCACACGCTGGGCGTGGACGGCGGCTATACCCAGGCCGACGTCACCGAACTGGCGCGTGCGATCACCGGCTGGGGCGTGCCGGCGCCACGCGATTTCGAGCAGGGCGCGCCCGGCAGTGCCTTCGTGTTTCGCGCGCCGGCGCATGCCGCCGGCAGCCGCCTGGTGCTGGGCCGGCGCTACGCCGAGGACGGCGTGGCGCAGGGCGAGGCGATCCTGGCGGCGCTGGCCCGGCACCCGGCCACCGCGCAGCACGTCTCGTTCAAGCTGGCCCGGCATTTCGTCCGCGACGATCCGCCGCCAGCCTTGGTACAGCGCATGGCCGACGCGTGGCGGCGCAGCGATGGCGACCTGCGCCACGTCTACCGCGCCCTGATCGACAGCCCCGAGGCGTGGGACGCGCAGGCGCGCAAGTTCAAGCCGCCGCAGGATTTCGTGGTGTCGGCGCTGCGTGCCGGTGGTACCTGGCCCGAGGCGCCGCCGCAGCAGAAGACCGTGCTGACCCTGCTGGCACGGATGGGGCAGCCGCCGTTCACGCCGCGCTCGCCGGCCGGTTATGCCGACGTGGCGGCGGAATGGAGCGGCGCCGACGCACTGTGGAAGCGCGTGCAGGCGGCCGAGGCGCTGGCTGGGATGGCGCCGGGCGAGCCGCTGGCACTGGCCGCGACCGCGTTCGGCGACGGTCCGGATGCGGACACGCTGACCGCGGTGCGGCGCGCCGAATCGCCACGCGAAGGCGTGGCGGTGCTGCTGGCCAGCCCGGCCTTCCAATGGCGCGCCTGA
- the pmbA gene encoding metalloprotease PmbA — protein sequence MNAITPDLHRDDSQQRLERLSDIAERLLARARALGASQAEVSCSEDRGLDVNVRLGAVETVESTRDRGIGVTVYFGQRKGSASTADLHESSLEATVAQACAIARYTEDDVAAGLAEAALMAREQPDYDRWHPWPLQAEEAIDLALACEAAGRDADARISNSDGASAGSSESLSVYANSHGFVGCERSTHHSIACTLIAGQGDGMQRDGWYSSALAREDLERASAIGRRAAERTVARLQPRSLPTGEVPVLFAPEMARSLIGHLLGAVSGGALYRRASFLLDSAGTRLFPEWFAIDERPHLRRGLRSAAFDGEGVATREAPLVRDGVLQRYVLGSYSARKLGLQTTANAGGVHNLQVAANAPDLQTIVKGLPRGLLVTDLMGNGVNPVTGDYSRGAGGFWIENGEIAYPVDEITIAGNLRQMFQDIEAVGADIDVRSHVHIGAVLVGRMTVAGND from the coding sequence TTGAACGCGATCACCCCCGATTTGCACCGCGACGACAGCCAGCAGCGCCTGGAGCGCCTGTCCGACATCGCCGAACGGCTGCTGGCGCGCGCCCGCGCGCTTGGCGCCAGCCAGGCCGAGGTCAGCTGCAGCGAAGACCGCGGGCTGGACGTCAACGTGCGCCTGGGCGCTGTGGAGACCGTGGAATCCACCCGCGACCGCGGTATCGGCGTCACCGTCTACTTCGGCCAGCGCAAGGGCAGCGCCAGTACCGCCGACCTGCACGAGTCCAGCCTGGAGGCCACCGTGGCCCAGGCCTGCGCCATCGCCCGCTACACCGAGGACGATGTGGCGGCTGGCCTGGCCGAGGCGGCGCTGATGGCGCGCGAGCAGCCGGATTACGACCGTTGGCATCCGTGGCCGTTGCAGGCCGAGGAGGCGATCGACCTGGCGCTGGCCTGCGAGGCCGCCGGTCGCGACGCCGATGCGCGGATCAGCAATTCCGACGGCGCCTCGGCCGGCAGCAGCGAGAGCCTGTCGGTCTATGCCAATTCGCACGGCTTCGTCGGCTGCGAGCGCAGCACCCACCATTCGATCGCCTGCACGCTGATCGCCGGGCAGGGCGACGGCATGCAGCGCGACGGCTGGTACAGCAGCGCGCTGGCGCGCGAGGACCTGGAACGCGCCTCGGCGATCGGCCGCCGTGCCGCCGAGCGCACCGTGGCGCGGCTGCAGCCGCGCTCGCTGCCGACCGGCGAGGTGCCGGTGCTGTTCGCGCCGGAAATGGCGCGCTCGTTGATCGGGCATCTGCTTGGCGCGGTGTCCGGCGGCGCGCTGTACCGTCGCGCCAGTTTCCTGCTCGACAGCGCCGGCACCCGCCTGTTCCCGGAGTGGTTCGCGATCGACGAACGGCCGCACCTGCGCCGCGGCCTGCGCTCGGCCGCCTTCGACGGCGAGGGCGTGGCCACCCGCGAGGCGCCGCTGGTGCGCGACGGCGTGCTGCAGCGCTACGTGCTGGGCAGCTACTCGGCGCGCAAGCTGGGCCTGCAGACCACCGCCAATGCAGGCGGCGTACACAACCTGCAGGTGGCGGCCAATGCCCCCGACCTGCAGACCATCGTCAAGGGCCTGCCGCGCGGCCTGCTGGTCACCGACCTGATGGGCAACGGCGTCAATCCGGTCACCGGCGACTACTCGCGCGGCGCCGGCGGGTTCTGGATCGAGAACGGCGAAATCGCCTATCCGGTGGACGAGATCACCATCGCCGGCAACCTGCGGCAGATGTTCCAGGACATCGAGGCGGTCGGCGCCGACATCGATGTGCGCTCGCACGTGCACATCGGCGCGGTGCTGGTCGGCAGGATGACGGTGGCCGGCAACGACTGA
- a CDS encoding polyprenyl synthetase family protein: protein MAAEAAFAHWRERVEAGLQAQLPAATLAPQRLHAAMRHATLGGGKRMRPLLVYASGALFGADAARLDAPALAVELIHAYSLVHDDLPAMDDDALRRGQPTVHIAFDEATAILAGDALQSLAFALLANAEDAAAPLRVQWLQTLAEAAGAAGMCGGQALDIDATGRVQALPDLQRMHALKTGALIRASVRLGALGGGADAAALAQLDSFATALGLAFQVRDDILDVEASSEQLGKTAGKDVAQAKSTYPALLGMDGAKAKLAELAQAMQDSLHGYGAAADALAALARLAVDRAH, encoded by the coding sequence ATGGCGGCTGAGGCGGCGTTCGCGCACTGGCGCGAGCGGGTGGAAGCCGGCCTGCAGGCGCAGTTGCCGGCCGCCACGCTGGCGCCGCAGCGCCTGCACGCGGCGATGCGCCACGCCACCCTGGGCGGCGGCAAGCGCATGCGCCCACTGCTGGTCTATGCCAGCGGCGCGCTGTTCGGCGCCGACGCCGCGCGCCTGGATGCACCGGCGCTGGCGGTGGAATTGATCCACGCCTATTCGCTGGTCCACGACGACCTGCCGGCGATGGACGACGATGCCCTGCGCCGCGGCCAGCCGACCGTGCACATCGCCTTCGACGAAGCCACCGCGATCCTCGCCGGCGACGCGCTGCAGAGCCTGGCGTTCGCGTTGCTGGCCAATGCCGAGGACGCGGCGGCACCGCTGCGCGTGCAGTGGCTGCAGACCCTGGCCGAGGCCGCCGGTGCGGCCGGCATGTGCGGCGGGCAGGCATTGGACATCGACGCCACCGGCCGCGTGCAGGCGCTGCCGGACCTGCAACGCATGCATGCGCTGAAGACCGGCGCGCTGATTCGCGCCAGCGTGCGCCTGGGCGCGCTCGGCGGCGGCGCCGACGCCGCCGCGCTCGCGCAATTGGACAGCTTCGCCACCGCGCTGGGCCTGGCTTTCCAGGTGCGCGACGACATCCTCGACGTGGAAGCCAGCTCCGAACAGCTCGGCAAGACCGCCGGCAAGGACGTCGCGCAGGCCAAGTCCACCTACCCGGCCCTGCTGGGCATGGACGGCGCCAAGGCCAAGCTGGCCGAGCTGGCGCAGGCGATGCAGGACAGCCTGCACGGCTATGGCGCTGCCGCCGATGCACTGGCGGCGCTGGCGCGGCTCGCGGTCGATCGCGCGCACTGA
- a CDS encoding DUF4870 domain-containing protein codes for MQASDTENTITDGPAPAWERALAAFAHLSMWIGLFATCNAHLGDALWWLLLLWLLPGAQWWAMRGRQPFVAEHARQAMRMGFGLSLLSAVLLAPSVLIFGAVLVFGWLLVLMLLVAIGVSLYAAAKAMLGRR; via the coding sequence ATGCAGGCAAGCGACACCGAGAACACGATCACCGACGGCCCCGCGCCCGCGTGGGAGCGCGCGCTGGCGGCATTTGCGCATCTGTCGATGTGGATCGGCTTGTTCGCCACCTGCAATGCGCACCTGGGCGACGCGCTGTGGTGGCTGCTGTTGCTGTGGCTGTTGCCGGGCGCGCAATGGTGGGCGATGCGGGGCAGGCAGCCGTTCGTCGCCGAACACGCGCGCCAGGCCATGCGGATGGGCTTCGGCCTGTCCCTGCTGAGTGCGGTCTTGCTGGCGCCGAGCGTGCTGATCTTCGGTGCCGTGCTCGTGTTCGGGTGGCTGCTGGTCCTGATGCTGCTTGTGGCGATTGGAGTCAGCCTATACGCGGCGGCCAAGGCCATGCTCGGTCGCCGCTAG
- a CDS encoding WG repeat-containing protein, with the protein MNRLLSRPWRRGSLRAAAALLALATTAAAVQAQAQPDDACRLGDPTTDRDIVPGCKLGADERLVLTPQALRRLPFDRDGLALLTVGARFYYVRADGRSLPVITWDNGPDGFSEGLTRGIFHGRIGFYDRQLREVIAPIHDFAWPFEHGVAAVCDGCSAGTPDTDGHTPMQGGRWYSIDRHNREVPAPKR; encoded by the coding sequence GTGAACCGCCTCCTGTCCCGGCCGTGGCGCCGTGGCAGCCTGCGTGCGGCAGCGGCGTTGCTCGCACTGGCGACAACCGCAGCCGCTGTGCAGGCGCAGGCGCAGCCCGACGACGCCTGCCGGCTCGGCGATCCGACCACCGACCGCGACATCGTGCCGGGCTGCAAGCTGGGCGCCGACGAACGCCTGGTACTGACGCCACAGGCGCTGCGACGCCTGCCCTTCGATCGCGACGGGCTGGCGCTGCTGACCGTCGGCGCACGCTTCTACTACGTACGCGCCGACGGCCGCAGCCTGCCGGTGATCACCTGGGACAACGGTCCGGATGGTTTCAGCGAAGGGCTGACCCGCGGCATCTTTCACGGCCGCATCGGCTTCTACGACCGGCAACTACGCGAGGTGATCGCGCCGATCCACGACTTCGCCTGGCCGTTCGAGCACGGCGTCGCCGCGGTCTGCGACGGCTGCAGCGCGGGCACGCCCGACACCGATGGTCATACGCCGATGCAGGGTGGCCGCTGGTACTCCATCGACCGCCACAACCGCGAAGTGCCGGCGCCCAAGCGCTGA
- the tilS gene encoding tRNA lysidine(34) synthetase TilS, translating into MPPHASTPPLSALAAALPDPAPAPLLLGLSGGLDSTVLLHLLAQQPSYRHAGLRALHVHHGLHADADAWAAQCAQLCAALAVPLQVVRVQVPRDSGDGLEAAARQARRHAFAQALQPGEWLALAQHRDDQAETFLLRALRASGPDGLAAMQALSDFAGSRLWRPLLAQPRSVLHAYAQQHSLQWIDDPSNADPGFDRNFLRLQVLPLLRQRWPHADAALVRSARLCADASALLEADDRTALDALQDAPGAPLPLAPLRALPAARRARVLRRWVAQAGLPPLPAAGLAAIERDLLQPRADASAQFAWHGACVRSWHDTLYAERDPAPWPADWQAQWDGRAPLALPDGRRLHLRADTTLAFDTPLLVRARRGGERLLLPGRTQSQALKHLLQTQALPPWQRMRLPLLFDATQLLAAGPDLLAAPLHDWLQAHAARLELDALPAPAPASH; encoded by the coding sequence ATGCCGCCGCACGCCTCTACGCCCCCGTTGTCCGCACTCGCCGCCGCGCTGCCCGATCCGGCACCGGCGCCGCTGCTGCTCGGCCTCAGCGGCGGACTGGATTCGACCGTGCTGCTGCACCTGCTCGCGCAGCAGCCGTCGTACCGCCACGCCGGCCTGCGCGCGCTGCATGTGCACCACGGCCTGCATGCCGACGCCGACGCCTGGGCCGCGCAGTGCGCGCAGCTGTGCGCCGCGTTGGCGGTGCCGCTGCAGGTAGTGCGGGTGCAGGTGCCGCGCGACAGCGGCGATGGCCTGGAGGCGGCGGCGCGGCAGGCACGGCGCCACGCCTTCGCGCAGGCGCTGCAGCCCGGCGAATGGCTGGCGCTGGCGCAGCACCGCGACGACCAGGCCGAAACCTTCCTGCTGCGCGCGTTGCGCGCGTCCGGGCCCGACGGCCTGGCGGCGATGCAGGCGCTGTCCGACTTCGCCGGCAGCCGCCTGTGGCGGCCGCTGCTGGCGCAACCGCGCAGCGTGCTGCACGCCTATGCGCAGCAGCACAGCCTGCAGTGGATCGACGACCCCAGCAATGCCGATCCCGGCTTCGACCGCAATTTCCTGCGCCTGCAGGTGCTGCCGCTGCTGCGCCAGCGCTGGCCGCACGCCGATGCCGCCCTCGTCCGCAGCGCGCGGCTATGTGCCGACGCCAGTGCACTGCTGGAGGCGGACGACCGCACGGCGCTCGATGCGCTGCAGGACGCTCCCGGTGCCCCGCTGCCGCTCGCGCCGCTGCGCGCCCTGCCTGCGGCGCGGCGTGCGCGCGTGCTGCGACGCTGGGTCGCACAGGCCGGCCTGCCGCCATTGCCGGCGGCCGGCCTGGCCGCGATCGAACGCGACCTGCTGCAGCCGCGCGCAGATGCTTCGGCGCAGTTCGCCTGGCACGGCGCCTGCGTGCGCAGCTGGCACGACACGCTGTACGCCGAGCGCGACCCCGCGCCCTGGCCTGCGGACTGGCAGGCGCAGTGGGACGGCCGCGCGCCGCTGGCGTTGCCCGATGGTCGCCGCCTGCACCTGCGCGCCGACACCACGCTGGCCTTCGATACGCCGCTGCTGGTGCGCGCGCGCCGCGGCGGCGAACGTCTGCTTCTGCCAGGACGGACGCAGTCGCAGGCACTGAAGCACCTGTTGCAGACGCAGGCCCTGCCACCCTGGCAGCGCATGCGACTGCCGCTGCTGTTCGACGCCACGCAACTGCTGGCTGCCGGACCGGACCTGCTGGCCGCGCCGCTGCACGATTGGCTGCAGGCGCACGCTGCACGCCTTGAGCTGGATGCGCTGCCGGCGCCGGCGCCCGCCTCGCATTGA
- a CDS encoding DUF4870 domain-containing protein: MSEFDNVTAPPPPPASAGPQEDRTVALITHLSGIIAGFIVPLIIWLVNKDNPAKSFLNDQAKEALNFQITVAIAYVICVVLSVIVIGGLLMPVVWVVNLVFCILAGIKANDGVAYRYPFALRLIK; encoded by the coding sequence ATGAGCGAATTCGACAACGTCACTGCCCCGCCGCCGCCGCCGGCCTCGGCAGGCCCTCAGGAAGATCGCACTGTCGCGCTGATCACCCATCTGTCCGGGATCATCGCCGGCTTCATCGTGCCGCTGATCATCTGGCTGGTGAACAAGGACAATCCGGCCAAGTCCTTCCTCAACGACCAGGCCAAGGAAGCGCTGAATTTCCAGATCACCGTCGCCATCGCGTACGTGATCTGCGTGGTGCTCAGCGTGATCGTCATCGGCGGATTGCTGATGCCGGTGGTGTGGGTGGTGAACCTGGTGTTCTGCATCCTGGCCGGCATCAAGGCCAACGACGGCGTCGCCTACCGCTACCCGTTCGCGCTGCGCCTGATCAAGTAA